A window from Cryobacterium sp. SO1 encodes these proteins:
- a CDS encoding HNH endonuclease — MNRSLVLNASYEPLAVVSVRRALHLVLGGKASAIAASNVKIHSRSLVFDAPSVILLNQYHHIPRRSVPLTRRTLLERDSYTCAYCRKYGDTIDHVLPRSRGGVNAWDNVVIACFRCNNKKSDSLLSELGWRLPFVPAAPASNVAATISSLWKEPAWEQFTSPWQQHELRLAG; from the coding sequence ATGAACCGCAGTCTCGTCCTCAACGCCAGCTACGAGCCGTTGGCTGTCGTTTCTGTTCGCCGCGCCCTTCACCTGGTGCTGGGCGGCAAAGCGTCTGCGATCGCTGCATCCAATGTCAAGATCCACAGCCGGTCTCTGGTCTTCGACGCTCCCAGCGTGATCCTCCTCAATCAGTACCACCACATTCCTCGCAGGTCGGTTCCACTAACGAGGCGGACCCTTCTCGAGCGCGATTCGTACACCTGCGCGTACTGCCGCAAGTACGGAGACACGATCGACCATGTACTGCCGCGCTCTCGAGGGGGCGTGAACGCCTGGGACAACGTCGTGATTGCCTGTTTCCGGTGCAACAACAAGAAGTCGGACTCCCTGCTGAGCGAACTGGGTTGGAGGCTCCCGTTTGTTCCCGCGGCGCCGGCCTCGAACGTTGCCGCGACCATCAGCTCACTGTGGAAAGAGCCCGCATGGGAGCAGTTCACGAGTCCGTGGCAACAACATGAACTCAGACTGGCTGGTTGA
- a CDS encoding S1C family serine protease, translated as MDDDGLLDAYSKTVMAVATRVLPSVASVTVRSSQGAGAGSASVIGDGFLLTSAHVVAGATVADVGFADGSGSRVDVVGRDILSDLAVLHSREPTPPPVQLGDAARLRVGQVVIALGNPLGLAGSVTAGIVSALGRSLPTRSGRVIDEVIQTDAALNPGNSGGVLADSAGRMVGVNTAVAGIGVGLAVPVNATTRAIITALKTTGRMRRAWLGIAGAQVPLPPALAARIGSPTGLQVAGVSPGSPAAQAGLHPGDIVVELAGQPVVTATAVQQLMVEDAIDKPIEITVWRNGALVDAITVPRELQES; from the coding sequence ATGGATGACGACGGGCTGCTCGACGCCTACTCGAAAACCGTCATGGCCGTGGCGACACGGGTGCTGCCGAGCGTGGCCAGTGTCACGGTGCGCAGCAGTCAGGGAGCCGGCGCGGGTAGCGCGAGCGTGATCGGCGACGGCTTCCTGCTCACCAGCGCGCACGTCGTCGCGGGTGCCACTGTGGCCGACGTCGGGTTTGCCGACGGCAGCGGCAGCCGGGTCGACGTCGTCGGCCGCGACATCCTCTCCGACCTGGCCGTGCTGCACTCCCGCGAACCTACCCCGCCGCCGGTGCAGCTCGGCGATGCCGCGCGGCTGCGCGTCGGCCAGGTGGTCATCGCCCTGGGCAACCCGCTCGGCCTGGCCGGAAGCGTCACCGCCGGCATCGTCTCGGCGCTCGGCCGGTCGCTGCCGACCCGGTCCGGGCGCGTGATCGACGAGGTGATCCAGACCGACGCCGCCCTCAACCCGGGAAACAGCGGCGGCGTGTTGGCCGACAGCGCCGGGCGCATGGTCGGGGTCAACACCGCGGTGGCGGGCATCGGGGTGGGCCTGGCGGTACCGGTGAACGCGACTACCCGGGCGATCATCACCGCCTTGAAGACCACAGGGCGGATGCGGCGGGCCTGGCTGGGCATCGCCGGCGCGCAGGTGCCGCTGCCGCCGGCCCTGGCCGCCCGGATCGGCTCGCCGACCGGCTTGCAGGTAGCCGGCGTCTCCCCGGGCAGCCCGGCGGCCCAGGCCGGGCTGCACCCCGGCGATATCGTGGTCGAACTGGCCGGTCAGCCGGTGGTCACGGCCACGGCCGTACAACAGCTGATGGTCGAGGACGCGATCGACAAGCCCATCGAGATCACGGTCTGGCGAAACGGCGCCCTGGTCGACGCCATCACCGTGCCACGGGAGCTTCAGGAGTCCTGA
- a CDS encoding DUF2277 domain-containing protein, with product MCRNIHQLHNFEPAATDDEVHAAALQFVRKISGSTKPSKANDEAFNRAVEEIAHISRHLLQDLVTTAPPKNREVEAEKAKERSAKRFAVA from the coding sequence ATGTGTCGGAACATACATCAGCTTCACAATTTCGAACCTGCAGCCACCGACGACGAGGTGCACGCAGCGGCGTTGCAGTTCGTGCGCAAGATCAGCGGCTCGACCAAGCCGTCGAAGGCCAACGATGAGGCCTTCAACCGGGCGGTCGAAGAGATCGCCCACATCTCGCGGCACCTGCTGCAGGACCTGGTCACGACCGCACCGCCGAAAAACCGCGAGGTGGAGGCGGAGAAGGCCAAGGAGCGTTCGGCGAAACGGTTCGCGGTCGCCTGA
- a CDS encoding M1 family metallopeptidase, translating into MLKCTPTILGSASAGDPYLPASGNGGYTVEHYELELDYRVATNRLTAIATITARALTGLSRFSLDLAGLSVDRVTVNGVAPVKTVHAARKLVLTPAVPLTIGDTFEVVVRYRGAPRPVRSHWGELGWEELTDGVLVAGQPSGAPSWFPCNDHPSDKATFRIQLTCEAPYTVVSNGPLVARSTRSGRTTWTFDVREPMAAYLASVQIGRYRRQDIAAAPVAHSLFFPPALARPVAVDFARVGEMIAVFSEAFGPYPFPAFSVIVTADELEIPLEAHGLAVFGRNHVDGLHGSDRLIAHELAHQWFGNSLTLTRWADIWLHEGFACYAEWIWAEASGGLSAHANAVLHRAELDLLPKNLVVADPGPHDMFDDRVYKRGALALHAVRQAIGDEAFFTALRAYTRTHRHGSVTTDDLLGCFAVASGTRVADKIIARWVAGKSLPPLAA; encoded by the coding sequence ATGTTGAAGTGCACGCCCACCATTCTCGGGTCCGCGTCCGCGGGGGATCCCTACCTTCCGGCCAGCGGCAACGGCGGTTACACGGTGGAGCATTACGAGCTGGAGCTGGACTACCGGGTCGCCACGAACCGGCTGACCGCGATCGCCACGATCACGGCGCGGGCCCTGACCGGGCTCAGCCGGTTCAGCCTGGACCTGGCCGGCCTGAGCGTGGACAGAGTCACGGTCAACGGCGTCGCGCCGGTCAAGACCGTGCACGCCGCCCGCAAACTGGTGCTCACCCCCGCCGTGCCACTGACCATCGGTGACACGTTCGAGGTGGTGGTGCGCTACCGCGGGGCGCCGCGTCCGGTTCGCAGCCACTGGGGCGAGCTGGGCTGGGAGGAACTCACCGACGGCGTGCTCGTCGCCGGGCAGCCGAGCGGCGCACCGTCGTGGTTCCCCTGCAACGACCACCCCAGCGACAAGGCCACCTTCCGCATCCAGCTCACCTGTGAGGCCCCGTACACGGTGGTGAGCAACGGCCCGCTGGTCGCCAGGAGCACCCGCTCCGGCCGCACCACCTGGACCTTCGACGTGCGCGAGCCGATGGCCGCCTACCTGGCCAGCGTGCAGATCGGCCGGTACCGCCGGCAGGATATCGCCGCAGCACCGGTGGCGCACAGCCTGTTCTTCCCGCCCGCGCTCGCCCGGCCGGTGGCGGTGGACTTCGCCCGGGTCGGCGAGATGATCGCGGTGTTCAGCGAGGCCTTCGGCCCGTACCCGTTCCCGGCGTTCTCGGTGATCGTCACCGCCGACGAGCTCGAGATCCCGCTCGAGGCGCACGGGCTGGCCGTGTTCGGCCGCAACCACGTCGACGGCCTGCACGGCAGCGACCGGCTGATCGCGCACGAGCTGGCGCACCAGTGGTTCGGCAACAGCCTCACCCTCACCCGCTGGGCCGACATCTGGCTGCACGAGGGCTTCGCCTGCTACGCCGAGTGGATCTGGGCCGAGGCCAGCGGCGGGCTGAGCGCCCATGCCAACGCTGTGCTGCACCGCGCCGAGCTGGACCTGTTGCCCAAGAACCTCGTCGTGGCCGACCCCGGTCCGCACGACATGTTCGACGACAGGGTCTACAAGCGCGGGGCGCTGGCCCTGCACGCCGTGCGCCAGGCCATCGGCGACGAGGCGTTCTTCACGGCGCTGCGCGCATACACCCGCACCCACCGGCACGGGAGCGTCACCACCGACGACCTGCTCGGCTGCTTCGCCGTGGCCTCCGGCACCCGTGTCGCCGACAAGATCATCGCCCGCTGGGTGGCGGGCAAGAGCCTGCCGCCGCTGGCCGCCTAA
- a CDS encoding CHAP domain-containing protein, with translation MTHSGPAGSPEGDGPLLTRREARAQREAAEAAAVAEAETPAAAAAAAETAAATETPTAEAVDTPPAATVVIPAVPLPPVPVLSVSPDLAVVVESASTPTSDLGPQSSISAPTAPTSPVPPHIGRLRPVGLRSVTAAPKSPTGARTSRLVKRRKSVAKMVTLLAIPAIFLTAALPAYAFSPQGGSALVSAKASGDTQALTVAAAAAAVSISADGFTATSQAELDDIEAGIQADLVQQQAAEDARSAAADYAVIGIRAEGDDYPWRDAATESQGGGLSPLGYYYRECVDFVAWRLNRDAGATSSFKWTWSTMTPGGGNASAWANAWSNKGWASSKAPVVGAVAWFTYNHVAYVQSVPGDGTVVLEEYNWMGSHAYHTRTVPISEVPVYLYPPT, from the coding sequence GTGACTCATTCCGGCCCCGCCGGCTCGCCCGAGGGCGACGGCCCGCTTCTCACGCGCCGCGAGGCCCGGGCGCAACGCGAAGCCGCTGAGGCCGCCGCAGTCGCTGAAGCAGAGACGCCCGCCGCAGCCGCCGCAGCAGCAGAGACGGCCGCCGCGACGGAGACGCCGACCGCCGAGGCCGTCGACACCCCGCCAGCGGCAACGGTCGTCATTCCCGCCGTCCCTTTACCGCCGGTCCCGGTCCTGTCGGTATCGCCGGACCTGGCCGTTGTCGTCGAGAGCGCCAGCACCCCGACCTCCGACCTGGGCCCGCAGTCGTCTATTTCCGCGCCGACGGCGCCCACCAGCCCGGTTCCCCCGCACATCGGCCGCCTGCGCCCTGTCGGGCTCCGCTCCGTCACCGCGGCACCCAAGTCGCCGACCGGCGCCCGGACCAGCCGTCTGGTCAAGCGCCGCAAATCGGTCGCGAAGATGGTGACCCTGCTGGCGATCCCGGCCATCTTCCTCACCGCCGCGCTTCCCGCCTACGCGTTCTCGCCACAGGGCGGCTCTGCCCTCGTCAGCGCCAAGGCCTCCGGTGACACCCAGGCGCTCACCGTGGCCGCCGCCGCTGCCGCCGTGAGCATCTCGGCCGACGGGTTCACCGCCACGAGCCAGGCCGAACTCGATGACATCGAGGCGGGCATCCAGGCGGACCTCGTGCAGCAGCAAGCCGCCGAAGACGCCCGTTCCGCGGCGGCCGACTATGCCGTGATCGGCATCCGGGCCGAGGGCGACGACTATCCGTGGCGCGACGCCGCCACGGAATCCCAGGGCGGCGGGCTCTCCCCGCTGGGCTACTACTACCGCGAGTGTGTGGACTTCGTGGCCTGGCGACTCAACCGTGACGCCGGCGCCACCAGCTCGTTCAAGTGGACCTGGTCGACGATGACGCCCGGCGGCGGCAACGCGTCCGCCTGGGCCAACGCCTGGTCGAACAAGGGTTGGGCCAGCAGCAAGGCGCCCGTCGTGGGCGCTGTGGCCTGGTTCACCTACAACCACGTCGCCTACGTACAGTCGGTCCCGGGCGACGGCACCGTCGTGCTCGAGGAATACAACTGGATGGGCTCGCACGCGTATCACACGCGCACCGTGCCGATCAGCGAGGTGCCGGTCTACCTCTACCCGCCGACCTGA
- a CDS encoding Gfo/Idh/MocA family protein, which translates to MRTTRWAILGPGDIGGWFARALPNSAHGILHAVGSTNPGRAAAFATEHGAPITGTYEELLDRDDIDAVYISTVNTTHTQLAVAALLAGKAVLCEKPVAPTLAEVERVLGQAAASGLPFVEAYKHRFGPFARALDAAVADHEVGSGLRLTASFSFAAGQRTGRLFDPELAGGAILDVGGYPVSLAVGLAATAGLDPADLTLTAVAGRVGDTGVDEQATATVSAHGFTAEVACSIVTELPRSATLSGSAGMIELPDVFGSRAASASSFTVNTSGGDRVVEPATVDPFAAEADAVSLALRDGRTEAPEVPEVPWAHSRSIARLLGQWRTGLEAAPRG; encoded by the coding sequence ATGAGGACTACGCGGTGGGCGATCCTGGGACCGGGCGATATCGGCGGCTGGTTCGCACGGGCGCTGCCCAACTCGGCCCACGGCATCCTGCACGCGGTCGGCAGCACGAACCCCGGTCGGGCGGCCGCGTTCGCGACGGAGCACGGTGCGCCCATCACCGGGACGTACGAGGAACTCCTCGATAGGGATGACATCGACGCCGTGTACATCTCCACGGTGAACACGACCCACACGCAGCTGGCGGTGGCCGCGCTCCTGGCCGGCAAGGCCGTGCTGTGCGAAAAGCCGGTGGCGCCCACCCTGGCGGAGGTGGAGCGGGTCCTGGGCCAGGCGGCTGCCTCCGGGCTGCCGTTCGTGGAGGCGTACAAGCACCGGTTCGGGCCGTTCGCGCGGGCGCTGGATGCCGCGGTCGCCGACCACGAGGTGGGTTCCGGGCTGCGGTTGACAGCGTCGTTCAGCTTCGCCGCCGGCCAGCGCACCGGCCGCCTGTTCGATCCGGAACTGGCCGGCGGCGCCATCCTCGATGTGGGCGGCTACCCGGTGTCACTCGCGGTGGGACTCGCCGCCACCGCCGGCCTCGACCCGGCCGACTTGACGCTCACGGCCGTCGCGGGACGAGTCGGAGACACCGGGGTGGATGAGCAGGCCACCGCGACAGTGTCGGCACACGGCTTCACGGCGGAGGTGGCGTGTTCCATCGTCACCGAGTTGCCGAGATCGGCAACTCTGAGCGGGAGCGCCGGCATGATCGAGCTGCCCGACGTGTTCGGCAGCCGGGCCGCATCGGCGTCGTCGTTCACCGTGAACACCTCCGGCGGCGACCGTGTCGTCGAGCCGGCGACGGTGGATCCGTTCGCCGCGGAAGCCGACGCCGTGTCGCTGGCGCTGCGGGACGGCCGGACCGAGGCGCCCGAGGTGCCCGAGGTGCCCTGGGCGCACAGCCGCAGTATTGCGCGCCTGCTCGGTCAGTGGCGGACCGGACTCGAGGCGGCGCCACGCGGCTGA
- a CDS encoding Pls/PosA family non-ribosomal peptide synthetase, with product MPAAGHEQGVLDAGHLVHPERTLVEILLATAEEHPTALALEDAAGALSYRRLVRLVNDQAVRLSQAGVRRGDTVGIRIPSGTRELYLSILATLVVGAAYVPVDADDPEERARLVFGEARVVGVIGAKGVFTVRDGLDAGVLADRPVMAEEDPSLAHWGEPMPGPDDDAWIIFTSGSTGVPKGVAVSHRSASAFVDAEAGLFLANEPIGPTDRVLAGLSVAFDASCEEMWLAWRNGACLVPAPRSLVRSGADLGPWLISHGITVVSTVPTLAALWPEEALENVRLVIFGGEACPPDLAARINARGREVWNTYGPTEATVVACGALLDGSDPVRIGLPLDGWSLAVVDADGVRVPAGETGELIIGGVGLARYLDATQDAAKYAPHVGLGWERAYRSGDLVRFDPEGLVFVGRADDQIKLGGRRIELGEIDAALQALPGVAGAAAVVQTTPAGNQVLVGYLSLVDSAPESPGAFDLPAATAALRVALPAALVPLLTVVESIPTRTSGKVDRASLPWPLPSLAGSEAAGTDVLSSTAGWLAEHWAAILGLPVADADSDFFAYGGGSLSAAQFVSAIRERYPDTRISDIYDHPRIGSLADELDGRTPPTARATRQVLPTPARTGLLQSLLSVPLHLLVGARWLVYLAAANNVLAAAGASFAPTVSWWAVLAGFVLLVTPLGKMGISVAAARLLLRGVTPGNYPRGGSVHLRLWLAEQVAHFVDAASLAGAPWISYYARLLGARIEPGVDLHSVPPVTGMLSIGERAAIEPEVDLAGYWLDGDTLRIGRVRIGAEAVIGSRSTLLGGAKIGEGAEIEPGSAVSGRVPRGERWAGSPASRVGSARRAWPAERPANARRWLLAYGAGSVGLTAIPAAAVLLGVLIIGLVIGDAGSLGTAAGRAALAVPPAVLAAGLLYAGAVIGAVRLLGLGLTEGHNPVRSRVGWQVWMTERLLDGARTLLFPLYASLLTPVWLRLLGAKVGPGVEASTVLLVPSLTTIAPGAFLADDTMVACYELGGGWMRIGRAKIGRRAFLGNSGIAGPGRTVPRDGLVAVLSSTPKKAKRGSSWLGNPPARLRRRVTDMDEGRTFHPPARLVLARSLWEVLRLVPVFASAWIALGVLVTLEAFWLLGGPGLALLVSGFVLIAAGAVAATLTTAAKWLLVGRIRAGEHPLWSSFIWRNEVSDTFVEMVARPWFAQNAPGTPWLALWLRSLGATVGRGVWCESYWLPEADLVTLAAGSSVNRGCVVQTHLFHDRIMQLDTVHIGAGGTLGPNSVILPAARIDDHATVGPGSLVMRGERVPTDSLWSGNPIAPWHRPPWKS from the coding sequence GTGCCGGCCGCCGGCCACGAGCAGGGCGTGCTGGATGCCGGCCATCTCGTGCACCCCGAGCGCACCCTGGTCGAGATCCTGCTGGCCACCGCCGAGGAGCACCCCACCGCGCTCGCGCTCGAAGACGCCGCAGGGGCCCTGAGCTACCGCCGGCTGGTGCGACTGGTCAACGACCAGGCCGTGCGGCTCAGCCAGGCCGGCGTGCGCCGCGGCGACACCGTCGGCATCCGCATCCCGTCGGGCACCCGCGAGCTCTACCTGTCCATCCTGGCCACCCTCGTCGTGGGCGCGGCCTATGTGCCCGTCGACGCCGACGACCCCGAGGAACGTGCCCGGCTGGTCTTCGGCGAGGCCCGGGTGGTGGGCGTGATCGGCGCCAAGGGGGTGTTCACGGTGCGCGACGGCCTGGACGCCGGGGTGCTCGCCGACCGGCCCGTCATGGCCGAGGAGGATCCGTCGCTGGCGCACTGGGGCGAACCGATGCCCGGCCCGGACGACGACGCCTGGATCATCTTCACCTCCGGTTCCACCGGGGTGCCCAAGGGCGTTGCCGTCAGCCACCGCTCGGCGTCGGCGTTCGTCGACGCCGAGGCCGGCCTGTTCCTCGCCAACGAACCGATCGGCCCGACCGACCGGGTGCTGGCCGGACTGTCGGTCGCGTTCGACGCCTCCTGCGAAGAGATGTGGCTGGCCTGGCGGAACGGGGCCTGCCTGGTGCCCGCCCCGCGTTCGCTCGTACGCAGCGGCGCCGACCTCGGTCCGTGGCTGATCTCGCACGGCATCACCGTGGTCTCCACGGTGCCCACCCTCGCCGCCCTCTGGCCGGAGGAGGCGCTGGAGAACGTGCGCCTGGTGATCTTCGGCGGGGAGGCCTGCCCGCCAGACCTCGCCGCTCGCATCAACGCCAGGGGCCGGGAAGTGTGGAACACCTACGGCCCGACCGAGGCGACCGTCGTGGCCTGCGGGGCCCTGCTCGACGGCAGCGACCCGGTGCGCATCGGCCTGCCGCTGGACGGTTGGAGCCTCGCCGTGGTCGACGCCGACGGCGTCCGGGTGCCGGCCGGCGAGACCGGTGAGCTGATCATCGGCGGCGTGGGCCTGGCCCGCTACCTCGACGCGACGCAGGATGCCGCGAAGTACGCCCCACACGTCGGGCTCGGCTGGGAACGGGCCTACCGCAGCGGCGACCTGGTGCGCTTCGACCCTGAAGGCCTCGTGTTCGTCGGCCGCGCCGACGACCAGATCAAGCTCGGCGGCCGACGCATCGAACTCGGCGAGATCGATGCCGCGCTGCAGGCGCTGCCCGGCGTGGCCGGCGCCGCCGCGGTCGTGCAGACCACTCCGGCCGGCAACCAGGTGCTGGTGGGCTACCTCTCCCTGGTCGATTCGGCGCCGGAGAGCCCCGGGGCCTTCGACCTGCCCGCCGCCACCGCGGCCCTGCGCGTGGCGCTGCCGGCGGCCCTCGTGCCGCTGCTCACGGTCGTGGAATCCATCCCGACCCGCACCTCCGGCAAGGTCGACCGCGCCTCCCTGCCCTGGCCACTGCCCAGCCTGGCCGGGTCCGAGGCGGCCGGCACGGATGTGCTCAGCAGCACCGCCGGCTGGCTCGCCGAACACTGGGCCGCGATCCTCGGACTGCCCGTCGCAGACGCCGACAGCGACTTCTTCGCCTACGGCGGCGGCTCTCTCTCGGCCGCCCAATTCGTCTCCGCGATCCGGGAACGCTACCCGGACACCCGGATCAGCGACATCTACGACCACCCGAGGATCGGCTCCCTCGCCGACGAACTCGACGGTCGCACCCCACCGACGGCCAGGGCCACCCGGCAGGTGCTGCCGACCCCCGCCCGCACCGGGCTGTTGCAGAGCCTGCTGAGTGTGCCGCTGCACCTGCTCGTGGGCGCCAGATGGCTGGTGTACCTGGCCGCGGCCAACAACGTGCTCGCCGCCGCCGGCGCATCCTTCGCCCCCACCGTGTCGTGGTGGGCGGTACTGGCCGGTTTTGTGCTGCTGGTCACCCCGCTGGGCAAGATGGGCATCTCGGTCGCCGCCGCCCGGCTGCTGCTGCGGGGCGTGACCCCGGGAAACTACCCGCGCGGCGGCTCGGTGCACCTGCGGCTCTGGCTCGCCGAGCAGGTGGCGCACTTCGTCGACGCCGCCAGCCTGGCCGGGGCGCCGTGGATCAGCTACTACGCACGGCTGCTCGGCGCCCGGATCGAACCCGGCGTCGACCTGCACTCGGTGCCGCCGGTCACCGGGATGCTCAGCATCGGCGAGCGCGCCGCCATCGAACCCGAGGTGGACCTGGCCGGGTACTGGCTCGACGGCGATACCCTGCGCATCGGCCGGGTGCGGATCGGCGCCGAGGCCGTGATCGGCTCCCGCAGCACCCTGCTCGGCGGGGCCAAGATCGGCGAGGGCGCCGAAATCGAACCGGGCTCCGCCGTCTCCGGCCGGGTGCCGCGCGGCGAACGCTGGGCCGGCTCGCCCGCCAGCCGGGTCGGCTCCGCCCGCCGGGCCTGGCCCGCCGAACGGCCGGCGAACGCGCGCCGCTGGCTCCTCGCCTACGGCGCCGGCTCAGTGGGCCTCACCGCCATCCCTGCCGCCGCGGTGCTGCTCGGGGTGCTCATCATCGGCCTGGTCATCGGCGACGCCGGCAGCCTCGGCACTGCGGCAGGCCGGGCCGCGCTGGCCGTGCCGCCGGCCGTTCTCGCCGCCGGCCTGCTCTACGCCGGTGCCGTGATCGGCGCCGTGCGGCTTCTCGGCCTGGGCCTGACCGAGGGCCACAACCCGGTGCGCAGCCGCGTGGGCTGGCAGGTCTGGATGACCGAACGGCTGCTCGACGGTGCCCGCACCCTGCTGTTCCCGCTCTACGCCAGCCTGCTCACCCCGGTCTGGCTGCGGCTGCTCGGCGCCAAGGTGGGCCCGGGGGTCGAAGCCTCCACGGTGCTGCTCGTACCCTCGCTCACCACCATCGCCCCCGGCGCGTTCCTGGCCGACGACACCATGGTGGCCTGTTACGAGCTCGGCGGCGGGTGGATGCGCATCGGCCGCGCCAAGATCGGCCGACGGGCGTTCCTGGGCAACAGCGGCATCGCCGGGCCCGGCCGCACCGTGCCGCGGGACGGCCTCGTGGCCGTGCTCTCGTCCACGCCGAAGAAGGCCAAGCGTGGCTCGTCCTGGCTGGGCAACCCGCCGGCGCGGCTGCGCCGCCGGGTGACCGACATGGACGAGGGCCGCACCTTCCACCCGCCGGCCCGCCTGGTCCTGGCCCGGTCGCTCTGGGAGGTGCTCCGGCTGGTGCCGGTGTTCGCCTCGGCGTGGATCGCGCTCGGCGTGCTCGTCACCCTCGAGGCGTTCTGGCTGCTCGGCGGCCCCGGCCTGGCCCTGCTCGTCTCCGGTTTTGTGCTGATCGCGGCCGGAGCGGTGGCGGCAACCCTGACCACGGCCGCCAAGTGGCTGCTGGTGGGGCGGATCCGGGCCGGGGAGCATCCGCTCTGGTCGTCGTTCATCTGGCGCAACGAGGTGTCGGACACCTTCGTGGAGATGGTGGCGCGGCCCTGGTTCGCGCAGAACGCTCCCGGAACCCCGTGGCTCGCGCTGTGGCTGCGGTCGCTGGGCGCCACCGTCGGCCGTGGCGTTTGGTGCGAGTCGTACTGGCTGCCGGAGGCGGACCTGGTCACCCTCGCCGCTGGCAGCAGTGTCAACCGGGGCTGTGTGGTGCAGACCCACCTGTTCCACGACCGGATCATGCAGCTGGACACCGTGCACATCGGCGCCGGCGGCACGCTGGGGCCAAACAGCGTGATCCTGCCGGCGGCGCGGATCGACGATCATGCCACCGTCGGACCGGGGTCGTTGGTGATGCGCGGCGAGCGGGTGCCCACCGATTCCCTGTGGTCGGGCAACCCGATTGCGCCGTGGCACCGACCGCCATGGAAGAGTTGA
- a CDS encoding EamA family transporter, which produces MFLGFFALYRGLAIGPIARVSQIQLVQPVLTIVWATLLLGERLSLLSCWSVRLR; this is translated from the coding sequence ATGTTCCTGGGCTTCTTCGCCTTGTACCGCGGCCTGGCCATCGGCCCGATCGCCCGGGTGAGCCAGATCCAGCTGGTGCAACCGGTGCTCACCATCGTCTGGGCGACGCTGCTGCTGGGCGAACGGCTCTCTCTCCTCTCGTGCTGGTCGGTGCGCTTGCGGTGA
- a CDS encoding DUF4287 domain-containing protein — MTTHESFTRTRVWVAEPVRTDDAIRERTGHAWEEWVDLIDAGPGRQAGHTAIAAWVHAEHDVDGWSAQGVAVGYERITGLRLPGQMPDGSFSVSRSRVLARDRDAVRALLLNEGARADLFPGFDTVLRSKPASKALRFALARAGEPLGSILLSADQLPDGRLRLGVTHDGVVSYDEGEQWKLFWAEWLTAVEQHTTATGGA; from the coding sequence ATGACCACACACGAATCCTTCACACGCACCCGGGTCTGGGTGGCCGAGCCGGTGCGGACCGACGACGCGATCCGCGAGCGCACCGGGCATGCCTGGGAGGAATGGGTCGACCTCATCGACGCCGGCCCCGGCCGGCAGGCCGGGCACACCGCCATCGCGGCCTGGGTGCACGCCGAGCACGACGTGGACGGCTGGTCGGCGCAGGGCGTGGCCGTGGGCTACGAACGCATCACGGGCCTACGGCTGCCCGGCCAGATGCCCGACGGCAGCTTCAGCGTGAGCCGCAGCCGGGTGCTGGCCCGTGACCGGGACGCGGTGCGCGCGCTGCTGCTGAACGAGGGTGCTCGCGCCGATCTGTTTCCGGGTTTCGACACGGTGCTGCGCTCGAAGCCGGCGTCGAAGGCGCTGCGATTCGCCCTGGCCCGCGCCGGCGAACCGTTGGGGTCGATCCTTCTCTCCGCCGACCAGCTGCCCGACGGACGGCTGCGGCTGGGCGTGACCCACGACGGGGTGGTGTCATACGACGAGGGCGAGCAGTGGAAGCTCTTCTGGGCCGAGTGGCTCACCGCCGTCGAGCAGCACACCACGGCCACCGGGGGCGCATAA
- a CDS encoding three-helix bundle dimerization domain-containing protein — MSELDETQAIDQVIDRLAQRFPSLERDHIASVVQDEHEQLEDGRVRDFVPVLVEKAAKNRLKKEAKESGAVVQRPEALVPLPDTDPDPDPMEVERASREGQGSHLFGGLFGNSGENRP, encoded by the coding sequence ATGAGCGAGCTAGACGAAACTCAAGCCATCGACCAGGTAATCGACCGGCTGGCGCAGCGGTTCCCGAGCTTGGAGCGAGACCACATCGCGAGCGTCGTCCAAGATGAGCATGAACAACTGGAGGATGGTCGGGTACGTGACTTCGTTCCCGTCCTCGTCGAGAAGGCCGCGAAGAATCGACTGAAGAAGGAAGCCAAAGAATCCGGCGCCGTGGTCCAACGGCCGGAAGCGCTGGTTCCTCTGCCGGACACTGACCCAGACCCGGACCCGATGGAGGTCGAGCGCGCAAGCCGCGAGGGCCAAGGTAGCCACTTGTTCGGCGGTCTTTTCGGCAACTCCGGCGAGAACAGGCCCTAA